A portion of the Malania oleifera isolate guangnan ecotype guangnan chromosome 3, ASM2987363v1, whole genome shotgun sequence genome contains these proteins:
- the LOC131151478 gene encoding NAC domain-containing protein 92 produces MEGGGEGNSKKEENKLPPGFRFHPTDEELISFYLVNKISDANFACRAVADVDLNKSEPWDLPGKAKMGEKEWYFFSLRDRKYPTGVRTNRATNTGYWKTTGKDKEVFNSLSSELVGMKKTLVFYRGRAPRGEKSNWVMHEYRTHSKASLIRPAKDEWVVCRVFQKSTGGKKYPTGQSSRAPNIPYNLEIGPSVLPPQMMQTDNAQFSMGRNYMSAAELTELTRVLRGGSTTGMTFPNQSPFSYPPAAGGSFTVSGLNLNLGGAAATTQQAFRLMQPPPQPPMNQHDVTSSMLTTCSLATETGYGVDMNNASGPSSRFVNMEPCMDLDNYWPPY; encoded by the exons atggaaggtGGAGGAGAAGGAAATAGTAAGAAGGAGGAAAATAAGCTGCCACCAGGATTCAGGTTTCATCCAACAGATGAAGAGCTCATCTCTTTCTAcctggttaacaaaatctcagaTGCCAACTTCGCCTGCCGCGCTGTCGCCGACGTCGATCTCAACAAGTCTGAGCCTTGGGACCTTCCAG GGAAAGCGAAGATGGGAGAAAAAGAGTGGTATTTCTTCAGCCTGAGGGATCGGAAATACCCGACCGGGGTGAGAACGAACCGAGCGACGAACACGGGGTACTGGAAGACGACGGGGAAAGACAAAGAAGTGTTCAACAGCCTGAGCTCGGAGCTGGTGGGAATGAAGAAGACGCTGGTTTTCTACAGAGGGAGAGCCCCCAGAGGTGAAAAATCCAACTGGGTCATGCATGAATATCGCACCCATTCTAAAGCCTCCTTAATCAGACCTGCCAAG GATGAATGGGTGGTTTGCCGGGTGTTTCAGAAGAGCACTGGTGGAAAGAAGTATCCCACAGGCCAGTCAAGTAGAGCACCCAATATTCCATACAACCTTGAAATTGGCCCGAGTGTTCTACCACCCCAAATGATGCAAACAGACAATGCTCAATTCTCCATGGGAAGAAACTACATGAGTGCTGCAGAACTAACAGAGCTCACTAGGGTTTTGAGAGGTGGATCCACCACTGGTATGACCTTTCCAAACCAATCCCCATTTAGCTACCCACCAGCAGCAGGAGGATCCTTCACCGTATCTGGACTAAACCTAAACCTTGGAGGTGCAGCAGCAACCACCCAACAAGCCTTTCGACTGATGCAGCCGCCGCCACAACCACCAATGAATCAACATGATGTGACTTCTTCTATGCTCACCACTTGCTCTCTTGCCACCGAGACTGGTTATGGTGTCGACATGAATAATGCAAGTGGACCGAGCAGTAGGTTTGTGAACATGGAGCCATGTATGGATTTGGATAATTATTGGCCTCCATATTAA